Part of the Corynebacterium efficiens YS-314 genome is shown below.
GCCAGAGCCAGCGGGACACCCAGGATTCCGCCCACGGGGAGCAGTCCCAGGATGAGACCACGGATGCCCCGGCAGAGCGTTCAGAGCGTTCAGACCAGACCCAGTCCGATGACAACCAGTCGGATTCCCAGGACCGCCACCGCGGCAACCAGCGTCGTGACCGCCGCGGTAACCGCAGCGACAACCAGCAGGACCAGGGTGACAACCAGTCGGACTCCCGGGACAACAGCCAGAACAACCGTCAGGGCAACCGCGACTCCGATGACCACGGTGATGACCGCCGTGGCCGCAGGGGACGTCGCAACCGCAGGGGACGCGACCGCAGCGACAACCGCGACAACCGCGACAACCGGAATGAAAACCAGCAGGACCAGGGCGATAACCAGAACGACGACCAGCTGCAGAACGTCGCCGGCATCCTCGACATCGTGGACACCAATGTCGCCTTCGTGCGCACCACCGGGTACCACCCGGCGCCGTCCGATGTCTTTGTCAACAACCAGCTGATCCGCCGCATGGGTCTGCGCTCCGGTGACGCGATCGTCGGCCAGGTGCGCATGAACCAGGGCGGCAACCAGGGTGGTCGTCAAGGTGGCCACGGTGGACGCAACCGCCAGAAGTACAACAACCTCGTCCGCGTGGAGACCATCAACGGTCTGCCCGTTGAGGAGGCACGTAACCGCCCCGAGTTCAACAAGCTCACCCCGCTGTACCCGAACCAGCGTCTGCGTCTGGAGACCGAGCCGAAGATCCTGACCACCCGTGTCATCGATCTGATCATGCCGATCGGTAAGGGGCAGCGTGCCCTGATCGTGTCCCCGCCGAAGGCCGGTAAGACCACCATCCTGCAGAACATCGCGAATGCGATCGCCACCAACAACCCGGAGTGCTACCTCATGGTCGTGCTGGTCGATGAGCGCCCCGAGGAGGTCACCGACATGCAGCGTTCGGTCAAGGGTGAGGTCATCGCCTCCACCTTCGACCGCCCGCCATCAGAGCACACCGCTGTTGCAGAGCTGGCCATCGAGCGCGCCAAGCGACTGGTGGAGCAGGGCCAGGACGTGGTGGTCCTGCTGGATTCCATCACCCGCCTGGGCCGTGCGTACAACAACAGCTCCCCGGCATCGGGACGCATTCTGTCCGGTGGTGTCGACTCCAACGCGCTGTACCCACCGAAGCGTTTCCTGGGTGCCGCCCGCAACATCGAGAACGGTGGTTCCCTGACCATCATCGCCACCGCGATGGTGGAGACCGGTTCCGCCGGTGACACCGTGATCTTCGAGGAGTTCAAGGGCACCGGCAACGCGGAGCTCAAGCTGGACCGTAAGATCTCCGAGCGTCGGGTGTTCCCGGCTGTGGATGTCAACCCGTCCGGCACCCGCAAGGATGAGTTGCTGCTCAACCCGGATGAGGCACGCATCATGCACAAGCTGCGTCGCATCCTGTCCGCCCTGGACAACCAGCAGGCCATCGATCTGCTCATCAAGCAGCTGAAGAAGACGAAATCCAACGCGGAATTCCTCATGCAGGTCGCCTCCAGCGCCCCGATGGCAGGATCCGAGAATGATGAGGAGTACTCCTGATGGCAGGACACGTATCAGCGGTTGACGATATTCTCGCCGAGTACCACGGACTCGAGGAGCAGATGGCGGACCCCGCCCTGCACAACGATCCCGCCGCCGCCCGCCGGGTGGGCAAGCGCTACTCCGAGCTGCAGCCGATCATCAACGTGCACCGCCAGCTCGTCCAGGTCCGGGATGATCTCGAGGCCGCCCGCGAGATGGCCCACGAGGACCATGAGTTCGCCG
Proteins encoded:
- the rho gene encoding transcription termination factor Rho: MTDTDNTAANQGDLTALRLPELRKIAGELGLRGVSALRKGDLINAIATARSGGSPAQPTQQAGPAKDAPAAPATRTRRATRTSAPEKGAEAAEAPAPDAPVQEAQETQEAPARRGRRRVTASPSSTQSSTQEETGTTQDTPTQDTPTQDTPTQDTPAQEAPAQQDGQSASDGDDQDNRMESRSAARRARRNRQRQSQRDTQDSAHGEQSQDETTDAPAERSERSDQTQSDDNQSDSQDRHRGNQRRDRRGNRSDNQQDQGDNQSDSRDNSQNNRQGNRDSDDHGDDRRGRRGRRNRRGRDRSDNRDNRDNRNENQQDQGDNQNDDQLQNVAGILDIVDTNVAFVRTTGYHPAPSDVFVNNQLIRRMGLRSGDAIVGQVRMNQGGNQGGRQGGHGGRNRQKYNNLVRVETINGLPVEEARNRPEFNKLTPLYPNQRLRLETEPKILTTRVIDLIMPIGKGQRALIVSPPKAGKTTILQNIANAIATNNPECYLMVVLVDERPEEVTDMQRSVKGEVIASTFDRPPSEHTAVAELAIERAKRLVEQGQDVVVLLDSITRLGRAYNNSSPASGRILSGGVDSNALYPPKRFLGAARNIENGGSLTIIATAMVETGSAGDTVIFEEFKGTGNAELKLDRKISERRVFPAVDVNPSGTRKDELLLNPDEARIMHKLRRILSALDNQQAIDLLIKQLKKTKSNAEFLMQVASSAPMAGSENDEEYS